In Dromiciops gliroides isolate mDroGli1 chromosome 5, mDroGli1.pri, whole genome shotgun sequence, the following are encoded in one genomic region:
- the NOP2 gene encoding probable 28S rRNA (cytosine(4447)-C(5))-methyltransferase, whose product MGRKLDPTKKEKRGPGRKARKQKGAETELAKFLPSVGDESGKRLSSRARKRVAKRRSESVGAPETKKLSPSPKPLTKGAVQPSGKKGPQTSELRIGNEALLGPAKGKKRPAPPHNSDEGDSEDSDAGSEGDNWASVESEDDMVDDYGVASEEETDEDDELLPIEKAAQKQRAQEAEILSDWSSEDTEEEEEEAEQSSQPKSKSDDEENGDLQINLDNDEKFVLPSGKEIEQENAQAPDLQSVHQRIQDIVGVLRDFRSQREEGRSRTEYLSRLQKDLATYYSYGDFLIGKIMDIFPLSELVEFLEANEVPRPITLRTNTLKTRRRDLAQALINRGVNLDPLGKWSKTGLVIYDSSVPIGATPEYLAGHYILQGASSMLPVIALAPQEHERILDMCCAPGGKTSYIAQLMKNTGVIVANDANADRLKSVVGNLHRLGVTNTIISNDDGRHFPKVVGGFDRVLLDAPCSGTGVISKDPSVKTNKDEKDIQRCAHIQKELLLSAIDSVNAASKTGGYIVYCTCSIMVEENEWVVDYALKKRNVRLVPTGLDFGQEGFTHFRERHFHPTLRSTRRFYPHTHNMDGFFIAKFKKFSNAIPQSKKSDAADNPTDSKLTAGSAKAQVALQSKVSPKLIKKAKQAGKAKVKKLGAGKGNVKHQQQEQPSKKTVFQNGKHIHKGPRAPAARTPSSCQPPPRKKQKPQS is encoded by the exons ATGGGGCGCAAGTTGGACCCCACCAAGAAGGAGAAGCGCGGGCCTGGTCGGAAAGCGCGTAAACAGAAGGGTGCTGAGACCGAGCTCGCCAAATTCCTGCCCTCGG TTGGCGATGAAAGTGGGAAGAGGCTCTCTAGCCGAGCCAGGAAGAG GGTAGCCAAGAGGAGATCAGAATCTGTAGGGGCTCCTGAAACCAAGAAACTATCTCCTAGTCCAAAGCCTTTAACAAAAG GTGCTGTCCAGCCCTCTGGGAAGAAAGGACCCCAGACTTCGGAGctcagaattggaaatgaagCATTGCTTGGACCTGCTAAGGGCAAAAAGCGCCCAGCCCCTCCTCATAATAGTGATGAGGGAGACTCTGAGGACAGTGATGCAGGGAGTGAAGGGGATAACTGGGCTTCTGTGGAGAGTGAAGATGATATGGTAGATGATTATGGTGTGgcctcagaagaagaaactgatgaagatgatgag CTCTTGCCCATTGAGAAGGCAGCTCAGAAGCAGAGGGCTCAGGAAGCAGAAATTCT GAGTGACTGGAGTTCAGAAGAcactgaggaggaggaagaggaagcagaaCAGTCTTCCCAGCCAAAATCCAAAagtgatgatgaagaaaatggggaCCTTCAGATCAACTTGGACAACGATGAGAAATTTGTATTGCCTTCTGGCAAGGAGATAGAGCAAGAGA ATGCCCAGGCTCCAGATCTGCAATCTGTACACCAGCGAATCCAGGACATTGTAGGGGTGCTGCGGGATTTTAGGTCTCAGCGAGAGGAAGGTCGGTCTCGGACTGAGTACCTGAGCCGGCTTCAGAAAGATTTGGCTACATATTACTCCTATGGAGACTTCCTGATTGGCAAGATAATGGACattttccctctttctgag CTAGTGGAGTTCCTAGAAGCTAATGAGGTCCCCAGACCCATTACCCTCCGGACCAACACCCTGAAAACCCGTCGCCGGGATTTGGCTCAG GCCTTGATCAACCGTGGGGTGAATCTGGATCCTTTGGGTAAATGGTCAAAGACTGGACTGGTGATATATGACTCTTCTGTGCCCATTG gggCTACTCCTGAGTATCTGGCAGGGCACTATATCCTTCAGGGTGCTTCCAGCATGCTGCCTGTCATTGCCCTGGCACCACAGGAACACGAGCGTATTTTGGATATGTGTTGTGCCCCTGGTGGCAAGACTAGCTACATAG CCCAACTAATGAAGAATACAGGAGTGATCGTTGCCAACGATGCTAATGCTGATCGCCTCAAGAGTGTTGTAGGGAATCTGCACCGGTTGGGGGTCACCAACACAATCATCAGCAACGATGATGGACGTCATTTCCCTAAG gTGGTAGGAGGCTTTGATCGGGTACTGCTTGATGCCCCGTGTAGTGGCACTGGTGTCATCTCTAAGGACCCATCTGTGAAGACTAACAag GATGAGAAAGACATCCAGAGATGTGCCCATATCCAAAAGGAACTACTCCTGAGTGCTATTGATTCTGTTAATGCTGCTTCCAAGACTGGAGGCTACATTGTCTACTGCACTTGCTCCATTATG GTAGAAGAAAATGAATGGGTGGTAGACTATGCCCTGAAGAAGAGGAATGTGCGGCTGGTGCCCACGGGTCTAGACTTTGGCCAAGAGGGCTTTACCCACTTCCGAGAACGGCACTTCCATCCCACACTTCGATCTACCCGACGTTTCTACCCCCATACACACAACATGGATGGCTTCTTCATTGCTAAGTTCAAGAAGTTTTCCAATGCTATACCTCAGTCTAAGAAAA GTGATGCAGCAGACAATCCCACAGACTCCAAACTGACCGCTGGGTCAGCTAAAGCCCAGGTGGCCCTCCAGTCTAAAGTCAGCCCTAAGCTTATCAAGAAGGCCAAGCAAGCTGGAAAGGCAAAGGTGAAGAAACTAGGAGCTGGAAAGGGAAACGTGAAGCATCAGCAGCAGGAGCAGCCCTCTAAGAagactgttttccagaatgggaAGCACATCCACAAGGGCCCTCGGGCTCCTGCAGCAAGGACTCCTAGTTCCTGTCAGCCCCCACCTAGGAAGAAGCAGAAACCTCAGTCCTGA